Proteins from a single region of Vulgatibacter sp.:
- a CDS encoding ABC transporter ATP-binding protein, which yields MSEALLRLEGLRKSYGVGTAVEAEVIHGIDLEVHRGAFAAIIGPSGSGKSTLLNLLGLLDRPSAGRVLFEGRDPNGLPERERTRFRGRTIGFVFQFHHLLPAFTALENVMMPAWIERGRFDPASEERALALLDRVGLREKAGKPATDLSGGEQQRVAIARALLLNPPLLLADEPTGNLDTASADRIFELFREMNRERGTAVLVVTHDVRLATRCDRIVELVDGRVVDDRRQPAGG from the coding sequence GTGTCCGAGGCGCTGCTCCGGCTCGAAGGCCTCCGCAAGAGCTACGGTGTGGGCACCGCGGTGGAAGCCGAGGTGATCCACGGAATCGACCTCGAGGTCCATAGAGGCGCGTTTGCTGCCATCATCGGGCCCTCCGGATCGGGGAAGAGCACCCTCCTCAACCTGCTCGGCCTCCTCGACAGGCCCTCGGCGGGCAGGGTGCTCTTCGAGGGGCGCGATCCCAACGGGCTGCCGGAGCGGGAGCGCACGCGCTTCCGGGGCCGCACCATCGGCTTCGTCTTCCAATTCCACCACCTGCTCCCGGCCTTCACCGCGCTGGAGAACGTGATGATGCCCGCGTGGATCGAGCGCGGGCGCTTCGACCCCGCATCCGAGGAGCGGGCCCTGGCGCTCCTCGACAGGGTGGGGCTCCGGGAGAAGGCGGGGAAGCCCGCCACCGATCTCTCCGGCGGCGAGCAGCAGCGGGTGGCGATCGCCCGGGCGCTCCTCCTGAATCCGCCGCTGCTGCTGGCGGACGAGCCCACCGGCAACCTCGACACCGCCAGCGCCGATCGGATCTTCGAGCTCTTCCGGGAGATGAACCGGGAGCGCGGCACCGCGGTGCTGGTGGTGACCCACGACGTGCGCCTCGCCACCCGCTGCGACCGGATCGTGGAGCTCGTCGACGGCAGGGTCGTGGACGATCGGCGCCAGCCCGCAGGCGGCTGA
- a CDS encoding ABC transporter permease yields MRFPLFVALRFLREGRLQTGLILAGVSVGVAVIVFISALIDGLQSSLVERTLGSQAHVVVRPPEDLPRQLRDEGGAAVNARIEKSVQRTESIDAWQQLAAAIGQQPEVLAVSPVVAGAAFAQAGRASFAVALRGVEPADFNRVVALEDDIVAGRFDVDGRQVVIGIELARDLGLRVGDKLRLSTAEVGAEVLTVAGIFDLGNEDVNRRWALVSLRQAQSLLDLPGAITSLELKIDEIFAAREVAARIASSTGLEARSWMETNAQLLTALRAQTASTTMIRLFVVIAVALGIASVLVVSVVQRSRQIGILKAMGASTGEVMLIFLLQGGILGLLGSLVGCGLGAGLAFVFRQVARTPAGEPLFVIDVTFGLVAWAALVATLTGVASAVAPARRAAGLDPAAAIHGE; encoded by the coding sequence ATGCGCTTCCCCCTCTTCGTCGCGCTCCGCTTCCTGCGGGAGGGTCGCCTCCAGACCGGCTTGATCCTCGCCGGCGTCTCGGTGGGCGTGGCGGTGATCGTCTTCATCTCCGCGCTCATCGACGGCCTCCAATCCTCGCTGGTCGAGCGGACCCTGGGCTCGCAGGCCCACGTGGTGGTGCGGCCGCCGGAGGACCTCCCCCGGCAACTCCGCGACGAGGGCGGCGCAGCGGTGAACGCCCGGATCGAGAAGTCGGTGCAGCGCACCGAGTCGATCGACGCCTGGCAGCAGCTGGCGGCGGCGATCGGGCAGCAGCCCGAGGTGCTCGCGGTGAGCCCGGTGGTGGCGGGGGCCGCCTTCGCGCAGGCGGGCAGGGCGAGCTTCGCGGTGGCCTTGCGGGGCGTGGAGCCCGCGGACTTCAACCGGGTCGTCGCTCTCGAGGACGACATCGTCGCCGGCCGCTTCGACGTCGACGGCAGGCAGGTGGTGATCGGCATCGAGCTGGCGCGCGATCTCGGCCTGCGGGTCGGCGACAAGCTCCGCCTCTCCACCGCGGAGGTCGGGGCCGAGGTGCTCACCGTCGCCGGGATCTTCGACCTCGGCAACGAGGACGTGAACCGCCGCTGGGCGCTGGTCTCGCTGCGGCAGGCGCAATCGCTCCTCGACCTGCCCGGGGCGATCACCTCCCTCGAGCTCAAGATCGACGAGATCTTCGCGGCCCGCGAGGTGGCGGCGCGGATCGCCTCCTCCACCGGGCTCGAGGCGCGGAGCTGGATGGAGACCAACGCCCAGCTCCTCACCGCGCTGCGGGCCCAGACCGCCTCGACCACGATGATCCGGCTCTTCGTGGTGATCGCCGTGGCCCTCGGCATCGCCAGCGTGCTCGTGGTCTCGGTGGTGCAGCGATCCCGGCAGATCGGGATCCTCAAGGCGATGGGCGCCTCCACCGGCGAGGTGATGCTGATCTTCCTCCTCCAGGGCGGGATCCTCGGCCTGCTCGGATCCCTCGTGGGCTGCGGGTTGGGGGCGGGACTCGCCTTCGTCTTCCGGCAGGTGGCGCGGACGCCTGCGGGCGAGCCGCTCTTCGTCATCGACGTCACCTTCGGCCTCGTCGCCTGGGCGGCGCTGGTCGCCACCTTGACCGGCGTCGCCTCCGCGGTGGCGCCGGCGCGCCGGGCGGCGGGGCTCGATCCCGCCGCGGCGATCCACGGGGAGTGA
- a CDS encoding DUF533 domain-containing protein, translating to MELAHAGWLTDLIGRILAGYRPEEALSRLRAAIRGDCPTPAAPRVRALRHLEEELRRSGLVYGSPKLPARVTQGQRLDRAEALFLAVLAGEIFLALDIARIFGVPFDRQRTEAELTLLLAAAAGRPDLAEEVRKRALARYGTRRRSIDSLQEAIGEALLERQPPVTGDTVFDLPLHNGLVFGEARVVGHLAIEWYGRGRFDPVYAERLNAAVDRERAALMQALLALSLAHHPLTDGERRVVRRELRKLRLPRSHERQVRAALEKPLSPADLAERIRSRTIRRFVTEQVYLAAIVDGTVDDVERRFLGELRLRFGIDEDEMQAIAAQVGDYFYDPTDVHDAFEVRAAGASTSEKLVDRIAREIEENLDRILLEARETGDLFQLLGRAARGAKLSPEERARAREQLIDLAKVVPSLAIISAPGGMLIFAALLKVLPFNLLPSSFQRREQMPPHLRPPRVPLAARPAARR from the coding sequence ATGGAACTCGCTCACGCAGGCTGGCTCACCGATCTCATCGGTCGCATCCTCGCCGGATATCGGCCCGAGGAGGCGTTGTCGCGCCTGCGTGCCGCCATCCGCGGCGACTGCCCCACCCCCGCTGCCCCGCGGGTCCGCGCGCTCCGGCACCTGGAGGAGGAGCTCCGCCGCTCCGGCCTCGTCTACGGCTCGCCCAAGCTGCCCGCCCGCGTCACCCAGGGCCAGCGGCTCGACCGCGCCGAGGCGCTCTTTCTCGCGGTCCTCGCCGGCGAGATCTTCCTCGCCCTCGACATCGCCCGGATCTTCGGCGTGCCCTTCGACCGGCAGCGCACCGAGGCGGAGCTCACCCTGCTCCTCGCTGCTGCGGCGGGCCGCCCGGATCTCGCCGAGGAGGTCCGCAAGCGGGCGCTCGCCCGGTACGGCACGCGGCGGCGCTCGATCGATTCCCTCCAGGAGGCGATCGGCGAGGCGCTCCTCGAGCGGCAGCCGCCGGTGACCGGCGACACCGTCTTCGACCTGCCCCTGCACAACGGCCTCGTCTTCGGCGAGGCCCGTGTCGTCGGCCACCTCGCCATCGAGTGGTACGGCAGGGGCCGCTTCGACCCGGTCTACGCGGAGCGGCTCAACGCCGCGGTGGATCGGGAGCGCGCGGCGCTGATGCAGGCGCTGCTCGCGCTCTCGCTCGCCCACCACCCGCTCACCGACGGCGAGCGCCGCGTGGTGCGCCGCGAGTTGCGCAAGCTCCGCCTCCCCCGCAGCCACGAGCGCCAGGTCCGCGCCGCGCTGGAGAAGCCGCTCTCGCCTGCGGACCTCGCCGAGCGGATCCGCTCGCGCACGATCCGCCGCTTCGTCACCGAGCAGGTCTACCTCGCGGCGATCGTCGACGGCACGGTGGACGACGTGGAGCGCCGCTTCCTCGGCGAGCTGCGCCTGCGCTTCGGCATCGACGAGGACGAGATGCAGGCGATCGCCGCGCAGGTGGGCGACTATTTCTACGATCCCACCGACGTGCACGACGCCTTCGAGGTCCGCGCCGCCGGCGCCTCCACGTCGGAGAAGCTGGTCGACCGGATCGCCCGCGAGATCGAGGAGAACCTCGACCGCATCCTCCTCGAGGCGAGGGAGACCGGCGATCTCTTCCAGCTCCTCGGCCGCGCGGCCCGCGGCGCCAAGCTCAGCCCCGAGGAGCGCGCTCGCGCCCGGGAGCAGCTCATCGATCTCGCCAAGGTGGTCCCCTCGCTGGCGATCATCTCGGCGCCGGGCGGCATGCTCATCTTCGCGGCGCTGCTCAAGGTGCTGCCCTTCAACCTGCTCCCCTCCAGCTTCCAGCGACGGGAGCAGATGCCGCCGCACCTCCGCCCGCCGCGGGTGCCGCTCGCTGCACGCCCCGCCGCCAGGCGCTGA
- a CDS encoding ATP-binding protein, which yields MVNGISAVHTVLRVLARTTGQRMALVARVTRDSWTACAVLDEAGWGLQPGLTLDVATTYCRDLLSRPSLVVQHASREEAFAEHPGYRVHGIESYVAVPIHRVDGMPFGVLCALDPEPHVHPPDVIETFRLHAQLIAFLIEAEERNVASAAALSDAAATAELRERFIGVLGHDLRNPLNAIGVSAALLQRNEERPLALQLLRRIGESTDRITQMVGELLDFTRGRLGGGIPIETTPVNVRELLGQVIEELQPGEAPPIIEVDAPTEEIADWDPSRMAQSFSNLVANAVQHGPGRVNISLRSSADEVVFETHNGGEPIPPELLPHLFDPFRRGLVDEPGSSSSGLGLGLYIAREIVHAHGGRIEVCSDHERGTTFSVRMPRRARSS from the coding sequence TTGGTCAACGGGATCAGCGCGGTCCACACGGTCCTGCGCGTCCTCGCCCGCACCACCGGCCAGCGGATGGCGCTGGTCGCCCGCGTCACCCGGGATTCCTGGACCGCCTGCGCCGTCCTCGACGAGGCGGGGTGGGGACTGCAGCCCGGACTCACCCTGGACGTCGCCACCACCTACTGCCGGGATCTGCTCTCGCGCCCGTCGCTCGTCGTCCAGCACGCGAGCCGGGAGGAGGCCTTCGCCGAGCATCCGGGCTATCGCGTCCACGGGATCGAGAGCTACGTGGCCGTGCCGATCCACCGCGTCGACGGGATGCCCTTCGGCGTCCTCTGCGCGCTCGATCCGGAGCCGCACGTCCACCCGCCCGACGTCATCGAGACCTTCCGGCTCCACGCGCAGCTCATCGCCTTCCTCATCGAGGCGGAGGAGCGCAACGTCGCCAGCGCGGCGGCGCTCAGCGACGCGGCGGCCACCGCCGAGCTCCGGGAGCGTTTCATCGGTGTCCTCGGCCACGACCTGCGCAATCCCCTGAACGCCATCGGCGTCAGCGCCGCCCTCCTCCAGCGCAACGAGGAGCGCCCGCTGGCGCTGCAGCTCCTGCGGCGGATCGGCGAGAGCACCGACCGGATCACGCAGATGGTGGGCGAGTTGCTGGACTTCACCCGCGGCCGCCTCGGCGGCGGGATTCCCATCGAGACCACGCCGGTGAACGTCCGTGAGCTGCTCGGCCAGGTGATCGAGGAGCTGCAGCCGGGCGAAGCGCCGCCGATCATCGAAGTCGACGCGCCCACCGAGGAGATCGCCGATTGGGATCCGAGCCGGATGGCGCAGAGCTTCTCCAACCTGGTGGCGAACGCCGTGCAACACGGGCCGGGCCGCGTGAACATCTCGCTGCGCAGTTCCGCCGACGAGGTGGTCTTCGAGACGCACAACGGCGGGGAGCCGATCCCGCCGGAGCTACTGCCGCACCTCTTCGATCCCTTCCGGCGCGGCCTCGTGGACGAGCCCGGTTCCTCGTCGTCCGGCCTCGGCCTCGGTCTCTACATCGCCCGGGAGATCGTCCACGCCCATGGCGGCCGGATCGAGGTCTGCTCGGATCACGAGCGCGGGACGACCTTCTCGGTGCGCATGCCCCGCAGGGCACGCAGCAGCTGA
- the aqpZ gene encoding aquaporin Z — protein sequence MEPTLLRRTVSEFLGTFTLVFGGVGAAVITPPGTGIGMLGVALAFGLTVLCMAYALGHVSGAHFNPAVTVGLAAAGRFPARKVLPYVVAQVAGAILAALVIYALATGKPGFDLQASGLGANGFGAHSPEGYGLWAALLAETLLTFLFVVVVLGATDTRAPAGFAPLAIGLALTLVHLVGIPFTNTSVNPARSTGPALIVGGWALGQLWLFWLAPLVGGIAAGAAYAALAPERSAVRTPRGAGTPAQQRT from the coding sequence ATGGAACCCACGCTTCTTCGTCGCACGGTCTCCGAGTTCCTGGGCACCTTCACGCTCGTCTTTGGCGGCGTCGGCGCCGCGGTGATCACGCCGCCCGGCACCGGAATCGGCATGCTCGGCGTCGCGCTCGCCTTCGGCCTCACCGTGCTCTGCATGGCCTATGCGCTCGGCCACGTCTCCGGCGCCCATTTCAATCCGGCGGTAACGGTGGGCCTCGCCGCAGCAGGCAGGTTCCCCGCGCGCAAGGTGCTGCCCTACGTCGTCGCGCAGGTGGCGGGGGCCATCCTCGCAGCCCTGGTGATCTACGCCCTGGCGACCGGCAAACCGGGCTTCGACCTGCAGGCCAGTGGCCTCGGCGCCAACGGATTCGGCGCCCACTCGCCAGAGGGTTATGGGCTCTGGGCGGCGCTGCTCGCGGAGACGCTGCTCACCTTCCTCTTCGTCGTGGTGGTGCTCGGCGCCACGGACACGCGGGCGCCGGCAGGCTTCGCGCCGCTGGCGATCGGCCTCGCCCTCACCCTCGTCCACCTGGTGGGGATCCCCTTCACCAACACCTCGGTCAATCCCGCGCGGAGCACGGGTCCGGCGCTGATCGTCGGTGGCTGGGCGCTGGGGCAGCTCTGGCTCTTCTGGCTCGCCCCCCTCGTCGGCGGAATCGCCGCGGGCGCGGCCTACGCGGCGCTGGCGCCGGAGCGCAGCGCGGTCCGCACGCCCCGGGGTGCCGGCACGCCGGCGCAGCAGCGGACCTGA
- a CDS encoding MopE-related protein, which produces MNATLRHSWLGGLLLAASLAACSSEPAPAPEPGCAAGEVRDETGACVVPAPTCIADVPGSILATCRAEHRECFDAGQGASCTLCLGGYVEEDGACRPVKACADLDCGSESRSCVEGGSRADAQCGGCLPGAAIGENGCVLRTCEDGVPGSIAGTCAEQMRNCVDTAETEASCGGCWSGFVERAGSCQPVRTCADLGCVAAGRSCIPASAGQDASCGACRAGFEEIGGSCAPIPDASCTAGAGTDISAACEDESRSCDGAVSPARCGDCQGETALDPERGTCVERVACAELGCAVENRGCEELPNGHCTGCLPGFTEDPSTGNCRAVRTCGQVRCGSGEICVAAGDHTDARCQQDCGADGIWSGSRCEPCPPCDDAGEDGRWTAPTDAGSCICRTQPGYFYSTAGDVGSFACDADGDGWLRESARLALDSADPAIHENARCQLRTIDRVVLVNEAGQRKTVPLPAPLPLFESDRNDDDTLLSISWQVKGLPAYGAAGAIPGARELNRFTKLCHDPRADYNDNGVPDVNEWNGHARSPTVRPEQTPFNEFSYFAELHTGRFVEPGPGDLHGAWEIAEKSRLAFTSEAERPDHVALSYPAEDGTHWRSCDVDRDPRFGVIATPVGLDYAVHSDPAAGWSGMNHHSQFKCLVFENEPVAGLPQQITPTQAEARGYRLNHCRAAGPARLPDEVNPADTDVACSLVQASAVRPGDVAWAAIPYVDYGPQLPGSSYQGGCVNDCIIQYPSCPGYDVNPAGVTCSHDADDFGRFLGCDAFEVCDGFDNDFDTVVDNGNPGGGLDCDTGELGVCAPGTTICRAGSVQCDRDVQSSAERCNGLDDDCNGSVDETYPEENGACTVPGKLGECAKGVYSCTNGALVCNQTIQPTNEICDGLDNNCDGQIDEGEDNGQCTDYYLDEDGDGWGTQLAKKCLCAASPSDNYDARAKHRDGTVNKQPFAFDCCDRDNRAHPAAFHWYTSANACGSFDYNCDGTESKSSNTAVAAGCSTCCSGFCCCDPRVGWANSVPACGQNATWYIDDCSNWSSCTQEGEQRTLSCR; this is translated from the coding sequence ATGAACGCCACCCTTCGTCATTCGTGGCTGGGCGGCCTGCTCCTCGCCGCCTCCCTCGCCGCCTGCAGCAGCGAGCCGGCACCTGCGCCGGAACCCGGATGTGCGGCGGGCGAAGTCCGCGACGAGACCGGCGCCTGCGTCGTCCCGGCGCCGACCTGCATCGCCGACGTGCCCGGCAGCATCCTCGCCACCTGCCGCGCCGAGCACCGGGAGTGCTTCGACGCGGGGCAGGGCGCGAGCTGTACCTTGTGCCTCGGCGGCTACGTCGAGGAGGACGGGGCGTGCAGGCCGGTGAAGGCTTGCGCCGATCTCGACTGCGGCAGCGAATCCCGCAGCTGCGTCGAGGGCGGAAGCCGCGCCGACGCGCAGTGCGGCGGCTGCCTCCCCGGCGCCGCCATCGGCGAGAACGGCTGCGTCCTGCGCACCTGTGAGGACGGCGTCCCGGGCAGCATCGCCGGCACCTGCGCCGAGCAGATGCGCAACTGCGTCGACACGGCCGAGACCGAGGCGAGCTGCGGCGGCTGCTGGTCGGGCTTCGTCGAGCGCGCTGGCAGCTGCCAGCCGGTCCGCACCTGCGCCGACCTCGGCTGCGTGGCAGCGGGCCGGAGCTGCATCCCCGCGAGCGCCGGCCAGGACGCGAGCTGCGGCGCCTGCAGGGCGGGCTTCGAGGAGATCGGCGGAAGCTGCGCGCCGATCCCCGACGCGAGCTGCACGGCAGGCGCCGGCACCGACATCAGCGCCGCCTGCGAGGACGAGTCGCGCAGCTGCGACGGCGCCGTGTCGCCCGCCCGCTGTGGCGACTGCCAGGGCGAGACCGCGCTCGATCCGGAGCGGGGCACCTGCGTGGAGCGGGTGGCCTGCGCCGAGCTCGGCTGCGCCGTCGAGAACCGCGGCTGCGAGGAGCTGCCCAACGGCCATTGCACCGGCTGCCTGCCGGGCTTCACCGAGGATCCGTCCACCGGAAATTGCCGGGCGGTCCGCACCTGCGGCCAGGTGCGCTGCGGCAGCGGCGAGATCTGCGTCGCCGCAGGCGACCACACCGACGCCAGGTGCCAGCAGGATTGCGGCGCCGACGGCATCTGGAGCGGCAGCCGCTGCGAGCCGTGCCCGCCTTGCGACGACGCAGGCGAAGACGGCCGCTGGACCGCGCCGACCGACGCGGGCTCGTGCATCTGCCGCACCCAGCCCGGCTACTTCTACTCGACGGCCGGCGACGTGGGCAGCTTCGCCTGCGACGCGGACGGCGACGGCTGGCTCCGCGAGAGCGCGCGCCTCGCCCTCGACTCCGCCGACCCGGCGATCCACGAGAACGCCCGCTGCCAGCTCCGCACCATCGACCGCGTGGTACTGGTCAACGAGGCGGGGCAGCGGAAGACGGTGCCGCTGCCTGCGCCGCTGCCGCTCTTCGAGAGCGATCGCAACGACGACGACACGCTCCTCTCGATCAGCTGGCAGGTGAAGGGGCTCCCCGCCTACGGCGCTGCCGGCGCGATCCCCGGCGCCCGTGAGCTCAACCGCTTCACCAAGCTCTGCCACGACCCCCGCGCCGACTACAACGACAACGGCGTGCCGGACGTGAACGAGTGGAACGGCCACGCCCGCTCCCCCACCGTGCGTCCGGAGCAGACGCCCTTCAACGAGTTCAGCTATTTCGCCGAGCTCCACACCGGCCGCTTCGTCGAGCCCGGGCCCGGCGATCTCCACGGCGCCTGGGAGATCGCGGAGAAGTCGCGCCTCGCCTTCACCTCCGAGGCAGAGCGCCCCGACCACGTGGCTCTCTCCTACCCGGCGGAAGACGGCACCCATTGGCGGAGCTGCGACGTCGATCGCGATCCGCGCTTCGGCGTCATCGCCACGCCGGTGGGCCTCGACTACGCGGTCCACTCCGATCCGGCCGCCGGCTGGAGCGGCATGAACCACCACAGCCAGTTCAAATGCCTGGTCTTCGAGAACGAGCCGGTGGCGGGGCTGCCCCAGCAGATCACGCCGACGCAGGCGGAGGCCCGGGGCTACCGCCTCAACCACTGCCGTGCAGCGGGTCCTGCCCGCTTGCCGGACGAGGTCAACCCCGCCGACACCGACGTCGCCTGCTCCCTCGTCCAGGCGAGCGCGGTCCGCCCGGGCGACGTGGCGTGGGCGGCGATCCCCTACGTCGACTACGGCCCGCAGCTCCCCGGCAGCAGCTACCAGGGCGGCTGCGTCAACGACTGCATCATCCAGTACCCCTCGTGCCCCGGCTACGACGTGAATCCGGCGGGCGTCACCTGCTCGCACGACGCCGACGACTTCGGCCGCTTCCTCGGCTGCGACGCCTTCGAGGTCTGCGACGGCTTCGACAACGACTTCGACACCGTCGTGGACAACGGCAACCCCGGCGGCGGCCTCGATTGCGACACCGGCGAGCTCGGCGTCTGTGCCCCCGGCACCACCATCTGCCGCGCCGGCAGCGTGCAGTGCGATCGCGACGTGCAGTCGTCGGCTGAGCGCTGCAACGGCCTCGACGACGACTGCAACGGCAGCGTGGACGAGACCTACCCGGAGGAGAACGGCGCCTGCACGGTTCCCGGCAAGCTCGGCGAGTGTGCCAAGGGCGTCTACAGCTGCACCAACGGCGCGCTGGTCTGCAACCAGACCATCCAGCCCACCAACGAGATCTGCGACGGCCTCGACAACAATTGCGATGGCCAGATCGACGAGGGCGAGGACAACGGCCAGTGCACCGACTACTACCTCGACGAGGACGGTGACGGCTGGGGCACGCAGCTGGCGAAGAAATGCCTCTGCGCCGCCAGCCCCTCGGACAACTACGACGCCCGCGCGAAGCACCGCGACGGCACGGTGAACAAGCAGCCCTTCGCCTTCGATTGCTGCGACCGCGACAACCGCGCCCATCCTGCTGCGTTCCACTGGTACACGTCGGCCAACGCCTGCGGCTCGTTCGACTACAACTGCGACGGCACCGAGAGCAAATCGAGCAACACCGCGGTCGCCGCGGGCTGCAGCACCTGCTGCTCGGGCTTCTGCTGCTGCGACCCCCGTGTCGGCTGGGCCAACAGCGTCCCCGCCTGTGGCCAGAACGCCACCTGGTACATCGACGATTGCAGCAACTGGTCGTCCTGCACCCAGGAAGGCGAGCAGCGCACGCTCTCCTGCCGCTGA
- the argC gene encoding N-acetyl-gamma-glutamyl-phosphate reductase translates to MVRVAVVGVTGYTGAELVRLIAGHPGLELTAVVGRSEAGKPLAAVYPHLATTRYGALVVQAFDAAALAASADVAFLGLPHGAAAEHAAQLLERGMRVVDLSADFRLRSEEDFRAFYGEHHAPSLQKSAVYGMPELHRNELRDARLVAAPGCYVTATVLGAAPLLALGLADLRAGILADCKSGVSGAGRTPSVGSLFAEAGEGMSPYKVDAHRHRPEIEQELRHVAGAPVRLTFVPHLVPMTRGILATIYADPTDAARDLDTAGLVERIAAHYENEPFVRVLPPGQLPSTTMVRGSNFCLIGAAVDRRAGRLIVASVIDNLVKGASGQAVQALNVVLGLPETAGLGQVPLYP, encoded by the coding sequence ATGGTGCGCGTGGCAGTGGTGGGGGTGACCGGATACACGGGCGCGGAGCTGGTGCGGCTGATCGCCGGCCACCCCGGGCTCGAGCTCACCGCGGTGGTCGGCCGCTCGGAGGCGGGCAAGCCCCTCGCCGCCGTCTACCCGCACCTCGCCACCACCCGCTACGGCGCCCTCGTGGTGCAGGCCTTCGATGCGGCTGCCCTCGCCGCCTCAGCCGACGTCGCCTTCCTCGGCCTGCCCCACGGCGCCGCCGCGGAGCACGCGGCGCAGCTCCTCGAGCGCGGGATGCGGGTGGTGGATCTCTCCGCCGACTTCCGCCTGCGCAGCGAGGAGGATTTCCGGGCATTCTACGGCGAGCACCACGCACCTTCGCTGCAGAAGAGCGCGGTCTACGGCATGCCCGAGCTCCACCGGAACGAGCTCCGCGACGCCAGGCTCGTGGCGGCGCCTGGTTGCTACGTCACCGCCACCGTCCTCGGCGCAGCGCCGCTCCTGGCCCTCGGCCTCGCCGACCTGCGGGCCGGCATCCTCGCCGACTGCAAGTCGGGCGTCTCCGGCGCGGGCAGGACCCCCTCGGTGGGCTCGCTCTTCGCCGAGGCGGGCGAGGGCATGAGCCCCTACAAGGTCGACGCCCACCGCCACCGCCCGGAGATCGAGCAGGAGCTCCGCCACGTGGCCGGCGCGCCGGTGCGCCTCACCTTCGTGCCCCACCTGGTGCCGATGACCCGAGGCATCCTCGCCACCATCTACGCCGACCCCACCGACGCCGCCCGGGACCTCGACACCGCCGGCCTGGTGGAGCGGATCGCCGCCCACTACGAGAACGAGCCCTTCGTGCGGGTGCTGCCCCCGGGCCAGCTCCCCTCCACCACCATGGTCCGCGGCAGCAATTTCTGCCTCATCGGCGCCGCGGTGGATCGCCGGGCGGGCAGGCTCATCGTCGCCTCCGTCATCGACAACCTGGTGAAGGGCGCCAGCGGCCAGGCGGTGCAGGCGCTCAACGTGGTCCTCGGCCTGCCGGAGACGGCGGGCCTCGGCCAGGTGCCGCTCTATCCCTGA